From one bacterium genomic stretch:
- a CDS encoding MotA/TolQ/ExbB proton channel family protein: MDLMTILGLIMGCGAVYYVMARGQITSLLFNLSAAILVFGGTFASTLITYPFRILKQAPKALKLVMFPSRKYTASEAIETLVRLAEVGRRGGIGVLANEIHNLRDNFLIDGIQMIIDNLDPEMIRDNLEKEIIFTRRRHQQVSGIFRTMGTYAPIFGLLGTLIGVVQVLRNLADPKTMGASMAIAVTTTFYGIFGTNFIFLPIAGKLNAHSEEELLLKEVMIEGILSIQKGEIPLIVERKLQAFLAYKFRRRV, from the coding sequence ATGGATTTAATGACTATTCTTGGACTTATTATGGGGTGTGGAGCCGTTTATTATGTTATGGCGAGAGGTCAAATTACGTCACTTCTGTTCAATTTGAGTGCTGCCATTCTGGTTTTTGGAGGCACATTTGCTTCCACTTTGATTACCTATCCTTTTAGAATTCTTAAACAGGCGCCTAAGGCATTGAAATTGGTAATGTTTCCTTCGAGAAAATATACTGCGTCTGAGGCAATTGAGACTTTGGTTAGATTGGCGGAAGTGGGTAGAAGGGGAGGGATTGGGGTTTTGGCAAACGAAATCCATAATTTGAGAGATAACTTTCTCATTGATGGGATTCAGATGATAATTGATAATCTCGACCCTGAGATGATTCGGGATAACCTGGAGAAGGAGATAATCTTTACCAGGAGGAGGCATCAGCAGGTTAGTGGCATCTTCCGCACAATGGGAACTTACGCTCCGATATTTGGACTCTTAGGAACACTCATCGGGGTTGTCCAGGTGCTGAGGAATTTGGCTGACCCCAAAACTATGGGTGCTTCTATGGCAATTGCTGTAACAACGACTTTCTATGGGATTTTCGGAACGAACTTTATTTTCCTTCCCATAGCCGGGAAATTAAATGCCCACAGCGAAGAGGAGCTCTTGCTTAAAGAAGTAATGATTGAGGGGATTCTGTCCATTCAGAAGGGAGAGATTCCTCTTATTGTGGAGAGAAAATTACAGGCATTCCTTGCTTATAAGTTTCGCAGGAGGGTTTAA